A genomic window from Methylorubrum extorquens includes:
- a CDS encoding EamA family transporter, with translation MRGRNAAPDIALPILALLAGMVSIQSGAALAKGLFPVVGAAGVTTLRVGFSALILLAVWRPWRRSLERGEIGAIALYGAALGLMNLLFYLSLRTIPLGIAVAIEFTGPLAVALAGSRRARDFAWIGLAVLGLGLLLPLGEASTLDPTGAALALGAGLCWAAYIVFGQRAGRAGGGRAVSLGMLVAALVVAPVGLVEAGGDLFTPATLITGLVIAILSSALPYSLEMFALTCLPRPAFGVLMSLEPAVASVAALALLGERLTPMQGGAIACIVAASAGITLASRQSGNRRQEPDDVG, from the coding sequence GTGCGCGGACGCAACGCCGCGCCCGACATCGCCCTGCCGATCCTCGCCCTCCTGGCGGGGATGGTCTCGATCCAGAGCGGCGCCGCTTTGGCCAAGGGGCTGTTTCCGGTCGTCGGCGCGGCAGGCGTCACCACGCTCCGCGTCGGCTTCTCGGCACTGATCCTGCTCGCGGTCTGGCGGCCGTGGCGGCGCAGTCTCGAACGAGGCGAGATCGGCGCCATCGCGCTCTACGGCGCGGCGCTCGGGCTCATGAACCTGCTGTTCTATCTCTCGCTCCGCACGATCCCGCTCGGGATCGCGGTGGCCATCGAGTTCACCGGTCCGCTCGCCGTGGCGTTGGCGGGCTCGCGCCGGGCCCGCGATTTCGCCTGGATCGGCCTCGCGGTGCTCGGGCTCGGCCTGCTGCTGCCGCTGGGCGAGGCGAGCACCCTCGATCCGACGGGTGCGGCGCTGGCTCTCGGCGCGGGCCTATGCTGGGCGGCCTACATCGTGTTCGGCCAGCGCGCCGGCCGGGCCGGCGGCGGGCGGGCGGTGTCGCTCGGCATGCTGGTCGCCGCCCTCGTCGTCGCACCGGTGGGCCTCGTGGAAGCCGGCGGCGACCTGTTCACCCCGGCGACGCTCATAACAGGTCTCGTCATCGCGATCCTGTCGAGCGCCCTGCCCTACTCGCTCGAAATGTTCGCCCTCACGTGCCTGCCCCGCCCGGCCTTCGGGGTGCTGATGAGCCTGGAGCCGGCCGTCGCGTCGGTGGCCGCCCTCGCCCTGCTCGGCGAGCGGCTGACTCCGATGCAGGGCGGGGCCATCGCCTGCATCGTGGCGGCTTCGGCGGGGATCACGCTGGCGAGCCGTCAATCCGGCAACCGACGACAGGAGCCGGACGACGTCGGGTGA